The Rosa rugosa chromosome 1, drRosRugo1.1, whole genome shotgun sequence genomic sequence acaaattttgagagcatagatatttgatttggccgtttctctggccttttcactcatatttgcagaatctccacagaactgatcgtacagaggtactgcaaaatcatacggagattttgaagctttgatatcttccagccattcttttcctctggctgtttctttgaaagagaaataatatttcttggCTACTCCTgtaagagtagtttcaaagtacatctgaagatcaggagcttcgaattttccaaaggtgagagcagatgccatcatcaggctgtctacccattggtcaagagtttttctcttgtctagagttttatccaggtctaaccagataccaaaattggtaattggtactctgggtatcttgtcctctgggacaaatctttgagaatttctttctccatttctgcccgtaggggccttctgtatagggagttttacctttcccttttctctggtgatggaagttttggagctttctcgttcttccatttcaacatcctggtagggaaggagttttctttcctttcctggattgaaatttttcatttcttcgattagttttccTAATCTTTCTGGAGTTTCacagaattctgcttcttcatatagatcatagagcttttgtgctccaaGCATtttgactggtctgtttagatcaacttcaaggtcttcttcagtaattggatcttcaatagtggattttgcgccactagtactagcttctctagtgctgtagcttcttctgagaagatttttgtttatcctgatattctcaggacagacatcactttttctgtgattgtcaaaatttagactgatttctccagtctttctgctttcataaattttagcttttgcactttcggctggtagcttcggaccagataatttccattcaataggaaacgttacttcattccaagtaaccttatggatctgttgtgaatggttcttctgactggtgaggaatccagtagtaagaccagggatgtttgatatccttgtctttggctctactgtagtactcatcagtttatagtatatcctgtatactattgccaattcttgcatatcttttttcatagatatgccatctatcttgactctcagtctgagacagtgagctgcatctttcaagctggtagagaagttggggaagcagttgaaatatgctacttggttgcacagagatgcttcaagggttcccaacagactagcttgaaaatcttccagtctattgtcttgtaagacacatagaactgaacagtttatgccttcacgAGCTAGAagctttatgcctacttggactgctccaatatgcataaattgatatttttttgttcTGGCTCTGGCGACTTCATCTGGAGTGATCAtcagtagatctgtttctcctgttgtagaggggttgtaaattccagcaatttgaaatgatggctgtccatcaggtcagatgttccccttttgtatatttgtttgaaatctagctttggaattgaggcgttttttacctcatgctcgatttcattgtattcaaattcttcagaatttaggagttgtactcctttctttttcccgaagatgctcatcatattgacatttCGAGTTTCTTTCtggttttcataccgaatactagtagaactagttgagggatccagaaaaatcaagtttggaacaggattctctggtctttctaatggtttgaatccattagctttcttttttactgtaggctctttcttgtccttcagtatagttttcatagaatccagcgttttttgctgttcagtgatttttctactaacacttgttagcttttcttcttccgtttttggaagatctttgatataatccagtttgttttccagtttttctaactggtggattataacaggaattttttctagatgttcttgatatctagatatttcttgctgcaggatctgatatttttcatcagaagattttaatagagaattcagtctctctattattaaatcagacattgtccccattggggattcccctgctgagctattttacaagctctgataccagtgaattgcggatctaaccaatgctcaggtagtcaagaggtttttgttcctcttcaagtacatataaaagattatctatatcttcttctaatttatagatcctggtttggagtctataaataatatcccagtagttgggagtttctctgttaagacgttctctatagtctttcaattttttcaacttttctctttattttttcaattctttgctagtgcttttacaaatagcatttaattcaagtctgtcaacgatcgaaattatgaatagtaaaactaactgtttaccttcgagatcgaggatgaaatttagctgcaattataatttagacaaataaattcaagatgggcccaccacgtttcatcaaaaaacaaaggaaacaaaGTAATAGTAAAAGCAAGAATTAGAGAGAGAAGGGGGTATTAATGGTATAAATAATTGGTGAAAGGAATAGTtgggagaaaaagagaaaacttttgtgtgaatggggttgaaaataagttggtggagtgTATGGGGTTGTATTTGGTATTctatgggtaagtggtcattatAATATGGGTATAATGTTTATGAATAGAAAACAATAATACCATTACATCTGCTCCGTCAATTTTTAAACTCAAAGCATCACAACCGTCCATTAAATCACATCAAGATGGGCCCACCATCAACGTGCAAATCTTTCCAAGTGCATCAAGGACGCGTGTCGTGCAATCTTCCTCCAAACATCAGCGCATGTCCTTTAATTTCTTCAGCTCCGCATTTTTTTACATGTTCAGCTAACCCAGTCCAATTGTGCGGGGGCCACGCTATTGTCGATGGACATGATTCCAAAAAAGTCACATATTTGAGACTTGGTTTGAAACCAAATTCTATATTTTTGAGAccaacttcccctaaaatggattGTTGGAGGGCCCAAATACTATATAGGTCTCAAATATGGGATAGATCCCATGGCTGGAGATTATGCACAAGCTCTGTTTGAATCATTTCGAACTAAACGGAATCATAGATAGTCGTATGAATGATTGATAAGCTCTGTTTTGAAGAGATTATGGACCAAATGGAACAGTATGCTTAACTATTAGGAAGCAAGATGCACTTAATTGGGGCCCGATTTGCATGTCAGTAGTTACTTTCACTAGCTATCTACCTAGTAAGGGACTTGACTAACATAGTAGACAATTAATTGATCGAGGTAACATAAAGCTTAGCCTAAAAGGATGACAAGAGAATCTTGCTGCCTAAAGCAGTATTGTTAATGGAATACTAGTGCTGAGAGCTAGCTAGACACGTATGATATGAATACATAGTCACTTTTGGATCCCCAATATACATACTTTTAAAAGATAAACTCGAGGTCAATGAAGAGAATCCAATGTGATCATATAAGTGGTAAATggaagtgaaaaagaaaaagaaaaatttatttgATTGCATATGATCTTCATGTAAGAAAACACTTGATAATTAACATTTTGAACTTGATAATTGTGCTTCTTCTTCTACTAGCTTTGAAAGTATATATTATGTTACTTATCATGTTAATGGTTTCTTAATTAGTTTAAGATCGCAAATGCAAGCTAAAGAAGTAGTGGAATTTATCACTATTGCCTCAAGCCATCCTCTTATAAAGTGAGCAACTTATATCTGACCACATGATTCTTTTGCATATCTTTGATAAAGATAAAGCTCCATAGTGgtccttagagcaagttcacccgttgaggttggcagatcaatactattcactgttttttgtctttcatttccaccatttAGATTGGCAGGttagatactgttcacaaaacgTCATTCTGAGTCAATTTCTTGACCTGCCAACTGACATTCGGTGATCTTTTGTGAATAGTATCTGACCTGCCAACTTAAATGGTAGAAATGAAAGAAGTGAATAGTATTAACTAGTCAAcctcaacgggtgaacttgctcttagtttACAAGTTTCCAATTGCGAAATATATTTGGTACTGCTTAACATTTTTtgagtaacttttttttttttaactgtaACATTTTATGATTATCAATAACTTTTAAAGCCTTGTCAATACACTTTCTCTTTACGGACCACTTCATGAAAGCAGCCTTTAAGTACGAGTTTTTGGTTATAGAATATTGATGTGATCAGAGGAGAGCATCTTAATGAAGTCTGTGCGCATCGTTTCTAGGAATGGAAAAAGAACAACCTTAAGGAATCAACTTCATTTGCAGAAACCAGGAGAAGCAGAAGTGCAGAACATTacaataatattaatttaagaAACTCATAGTGCTAATGAGGTACAGTAATGGATATTAAACTAATTAAAGCACCAAAATTACACTGATTTAGTTCTGATGGGAAACCTAACAAAATGCTAGGCAGCATATATAAATGGCTTACGGAACACATTGTTCTTAGGccatgatgaaattaaaaaaaaaaaaaaaaaaccctagctagcCAGCAGCCCGAATTAAAGCAAAATAATGATCGAGGAAATTAAAACTGGTGATGATGTCATTTCTCTTTCTCGCTCAGCAGCAATGCCTGCAATAAACATAGAAAACCCACTGTTTAATTGAGCAAGATTAAGATAAATTATTATATATACTATGGCGGTTAATTAATTTTGAATTACGTACCAAAAATTGGATTATTAAGAATTTCTTCTCTCTAGTATGTGTCTCTTGGGGCATTGCATCTAAAACATTCCATTCTGCTAGCAAAGTTATGCTCGTTGCATCCGAACCTGCATTTCCAAAAAGGAAGAGTCAGATGGTGAGTTAGAGCTCTAGAGAGAGATTCTTAAAGTACTTGTATCTATCTTGAAAAGCAGTCAAAGAAAGAGGAATTCAATATGCAAGTAATGAGCAACTAATAAACTAAAACTAGCTGAAAATTATATCATTGCACAGAACAGCTAGCTAGCCAAACCAAAAAGAGTAAAGATGTGCCCTAACGTATGTAGCCCACCATTACCAAGTAAAGTACCAAACCAGTTCTTCTAGCTAGCATAACTACCTGGTACAAATCCAATCTCCAGATTTCCATCCAGgccgaccaccaccaccagCGCCACCACCGCCATTTCCCAACCCGAAACCCCCCCGGGAGCGAGTCATTTCAGAGTCAAAGCCGCCACCACCGCCAGTAGCAGCAAACTCATCCTTGAAAGCACCACACTTGAAGCAGCTAGAGCGGCTGGCAAAATTGTGGGCCCCACAGTTGCCGGCAGCGCAGTACCAGTCACCAGGCCTCACATCCGAGCCAGTAGTTGCACTACCGAACCCGAACGAAGACCCTCCTCCTCCGAGCCTTCCACCATTAAAAGCCCCAAAGTccagtcctcctcctcctcctccagacTTGACATCTCCACATCGCTGGCACGAGTCGCGCCTCTGGAAGTTGAGGTGCTGGCATGACCTGCAGTTCCAATCTCCTGGTCTGCTCATCTTTTGTTCTGCACATGTAAATGAAGAAATGTCAGATATTAATTAGAGGGTTAGGGTAAGAGAGCATCATGCATATTGTGaaagataaagaagaaaaactagtAGTGAAGTAACCTTGAGAGTTGAGACAATGTAATGAGTTGATGAGGAGAATGTGATGGTGAAGAGAAAAACCAGAAGGGAATATTGGTGAAGTAATGAGTCAGGAAGGGGTTTATATACAAATCTGAGGCCACAGCAAAAGGGAATAACTGGAGGGCCGTGTACTACTTTTTCGTATTCTTCAATTTGCAACCTTGATAAATGGAATCAGATAAATCTTATTAAagggagaaaaagagagaaggaagaacTCGATATTCCACGATTCCAAAAAGACTATGGGAGgatatttttgaattttgaatgtTTACTTTGGCTACTACACTGGTTCTTTATAGGGTTTCTTTAACGTGATAAATAATGCATGCATGTCCACACTATTGTCATGCTAGTACCATGACACTTCACAGTTATTTCTACTTTTCATGGGAAAGTAACTTACAAGTTAAGGCTCAATTACACTTCACAGTTATCACTACTTCATGGGAAAAATGTGATTCGTATtccatatatatttttcattacGTACGTAACATGTAATGATATATGATAATCTCaagaccaaaacaaaaaagtatCAATAACCTAAAGAGGGTTATTGCGGAAGAAATTTGGTCCTGAAACAAAAGTGTTTGCCATAGTACGTGTTAAACTATCAGATATATAGCTGTTTTCTCTTAAAGAACCTTCGAATTTACATGAATAAGCACTTAGGTTTCTTCTTTTACGAAAAAATTATACATAGTTCTAACAAAAACACTATCAATAAGTCATTTTCGAAATTTAAATATGATTGTTGATACACGTACTGCTTATGGTCATTAACTTCTTTAGAATACTATTTGGATATATAAGTTCAAGAAATATAAAAATGATATTGTTTGACAAGATAATGTATAAGATCCCATGTAGATTTTTACATTAGAGTTATGTAGTTAACAAAACTGTTCTTACAAAACATTCTTGATAAAATTTGATACTGTCAAATTCCAAATCAAGCTACCTTTTTTGTAACCAAATTAAGCTACATCACACAGGCATGCATGTGATGCTTTACATGCCTAAAAACTGTCTTGAAAAGAATGTATAATTAGCAATTAATTAAGGGAACAAAAGTCCCAAGATTTCACACAAAATATGTATAGCTAGCGAGCCCGCCATATCTTTAACAATCTGTTGAACTAGTTAGGTTTGACTAAAGTCGACAATTTTGATTCAGCCTTGCAGGTCTAGCATGCTACTCCCAACAATTCAGAcccacaaaaaaagaaaatacagaTTCTGTAGCCCTATTACCACAACAAATCTACTAACAACCAAACCATGAACCTAGAAAGGTCCTTTGACCATGGCATTTGGGACCCTCGAGTTCACTAGCTAATATGGCATATCATATTGAAGTCCCAACGAACTATATGTAACAcccctccaaaaaaaaaaaaaaaacataaaaacaaaccaGATGGCTGCTTGTTAGTGGACAATGTGGAATCCTAGTCAGCGTCTAATTGCATGAAATAGATATTCTTCTAATGGAACATAATTCTCTTAGCTTAGGGCCACTTCTTATCTTAATTGGATTCACCATTGTCTGGTCTCTTTCAATTTTACTTTGAGTATCCGCAGAAATTGACAGTCAATTTATTGGGAAAATTGATCTTGCTTTACAAATTTGAATATTCCTTTATTCCTATTAAGTTTCATAATTGCAGACAGGTAAAGTGGAGTAAAAAGAATATCCAGCTTAACCTAAAGGGTGGCCCGCTAGCAGTAAAAGGGTCAGAAGCCTAGCATAGAACAAGCAAAAAAATTACATCTGGACTTACCTGATGCTAGTATTTTGCAGATTTCTGTTCGTATTTGATTTCGTTTAAGCTCATGGAGCAAGTTACTGTAGGGTTTTGGTTctctataaaaaataaaaataaaagaagaagaatactctCAAAAGGGCCAAGAAACGTATACCTATATACATTATAAAGAGCATTGGATTAGGAGGGAATTGGTGGGAATATGAGTAAGGAGGAAATTGAAGGGAATAGTAACTTGGAAGAGAGAACccgaaaaaggaaaaaaaatggtaaaaccaaaaacagaaaaagaagcaaaatgGTGGGTTTCAATAAAGCAAAGCAAGTTCATGAAGCTGATGATGGAATAACAAGTCTTCGAGGTGTATTCATTTTGAccatcttctttttttctttttctcttttctttgctgCTGCGGCTACTGTTccaatttctctctccctctccctctctctcactaACCCTTTTAGGCTTttatctctatctctctctctctcactgggATTCATAAAGAAGTTGTATGATAATAAGAGAGAGATGAGATCTGGCCTCCATTCTCTTGGAGAAGGGTAAAGGAGAAGAGAGGCAAACTGTAAAGAAGAGCAAATTAAAGAGAGGAGAAGTGGGCAGCTGATGATTCGATTCTCCTCGGGAATCGCTTCCATGCATGAATGACTACGACTAACTTATTCCCTTCCCTTTTGTTATATTCACCTCTCTTTTTCGCGCATTCATAGAGGCTATTTTAGCATTAGTTTGTTGAATgacttgttcttctttcttcttctatttttttttttcaaagagtaGATTGATTTTAAGTAGTAATCGAAAATGTTACTTAAGCTAGCAGCATTATAAAGAATAACTTGTTCTACATAAAAGTACCAAGGAGATCGATGCCACTTCACCTTGTTTTTgtacttcttcatttcttacaTGTATAACAaatgtttttatgttttctcttctcttttctttttctaacgACTCAAGAATTATTTCTGATTTGGCAGaacttttgtatatatatatgagccTTATGGAGGCCTAAAtcttgaaccttttttttttttggcaatctcactctctctctctctctctctctctccctccctccctccctccctctctcctctaGAGGAGGTAAAGATCAGTGAGATCCACCATTTTTTTAGCTCTCACTAGGTTGCCATTCATATCTTATTTCTTCTAAGGATAAATGATTAAAAAACTAAGGGTGGAGAATTTAGAAAACTAAGGGAAGACAAACTCAATTcggaagaagagaaaaggagatTACATACTGATCACTAGAGAGAAAGGAGGAAGTTGTTACAGCTCGTAGCTAGAGTTACCAGCTCACTAATCAATTGGACCGAAAACGATAAGATTCTTCTCTTTTCACGTTCGTTTTTTTGGGGAATCTAGAGTTGACTATTTAATCAGTTCACTGTTCGAAGAAATTTCATTCACGTacggaagttgtagaggatattaaattagagtttgttgagacgCGGCATGCTGAAATTGGAGTTTATATGTGACGCAGAcggattgataactaggtttaccagcaataaacctaagcaaaagggttctggagtccaccagagataaaaagagaataatctcaattttattgataataagataaaagatgcgttctgcagccttaaggcggcttatttataagaaaataaaccctagggcgactaacaatgaaaccctaaagcccatgggtaaaaacaaaaacaacccaaaaataactaggaaaaccaaaacaccggaaaatagaaaaatgcagttttgaggccctaaacgaccccgaaagcccgaaaaaggtcaCAGGTCGTGGCAAAGCgacgagtttgatttctggcgcgattccctttccagaaaggtaaggtgcgtcccaaacggactccgtggagctgtttcgcgtctactagtcacttttcgttttcctcctttagcacgatccaactgttcttcaaattgggctgccatctgttctgcattagtctcctccacctccgaAGAACTCGACCCCGAGTTCCCTTCAGGATAAAGAGCCTCATCTTCACGAAACTCATGCAGGTCAGCAACATTGAAAGTGTTAGAAATGCCCATCGAATCTGGAAGtgcaacaacataagcattATCATTGATCTTCTTCACCACTTTAAAAGGACCATATTTTCTGGGCTTCAGCTTGTTATAGGTACCAACAGGAAATCTCTCCTTCCTCAGGAACACCATCACGTCATCACCCTCTTAGAACACTTTTACTCTGCGATGTTTATCAGCTGCAGCTTTATACTTAGCATTAGTTGCTTCCAGCTTGGCCTTAACTTCGTCTCGAACAGCCTGCACATCTCTAGCCATGCCCTAAGCAGCAACACTAACACCAGGAACCTTAGGAAGCTTTACCAAATCCACCACATGTCGAGGAACAGCAGTATAAACTAATGAGAATGGGGACTTCCCTGTTGCACTATGTACATCACTGTTATAAGCAAACTCCACCTATGGCAAAGCATAATCCCACTGTTTGGGCCTATCTCCACAAACACTCCGAACCATGTTACCCAAAGTTCGATTAGTGACCTCTGTCTGTCCATCAGTTTGAGGATGAGCTGTGCTGCTACGGTTCAAGGCTGTTCCAAACATTCTCCACAACGTAAGCCAAAAGTGACTAAGGAATTTCGTGTCTCTATCAGAGGTGATGGACTTGGGCAC encodes the following:
- the LOC133739094 gene encoding uncharacterized protein LOC133739094, coding for MSRPGDWNCRSCQHLNFQRRDSCQRCGDVKSGGGGGGLDFGAFNGGRLGGGGSSFGFGSATTGSDVRPGDWYCAAGNCGAHNFASRSSCFKCGAFKDEFAATGGGGGFDSEMTRSRGGFGLGNGGGGAGGGGRPGWKSGDWICTRFGCNEHNFASRMECFRCNAPRDTY